The following are from one region of the Anguilla rostrata isolate EN2019 chromosome 7, ASM1855537v3, whole genome shotgun sequence genome:
- the LOC135258470 gene encoding calcium-binding protein 2-like isoform X1: MFMLIREGSAGPGGSASGMNHQPEKTAKQVQAAIKKKVEKQKRRSSETGGALEGGGGQGKSPHRGRAPSAASILEKESGQEEEEDEDEEQRKQEKERTDLLPIVDSVFGQDRELRPEEIEELNEAFVEFDKDKDGYISCRDLGECMRTMGYMPTEMELIELSQQIGGGKIDFEDFVGLMGPKMLAETADMIGVKELRDAFREFDSNGDGQISLSELREAMKKLMGEQLNPREIDEILRDVDLNGDGLVDFEEFVRMMSR, from the exons ATGTTTATGCTCATTCGTGAGGGATCTGCCGGTCCAGGTGGCAGCGCATCAGGGATGAACCACCAGCCGGAGAAGACCGCCAAGCAG GTACAGGCCGCCATTAAGAAGAAGGTGGAGAAGCAGAAGAGGAGAAGCAGTGAGACGGGCGGGGctctggaggggggtggggggcagggtaaGTCCCCCCACAGGGGCCGGGCCCCCAGCGCCGCCTCCATCCTGGAGAAAGAGAGcgggcaggaggaagaggaggatgaggatgaggagcagaggaagcaggagaaggagaggaccGACCTGCTACCCATTGTCGACTCAGTCTTTGGGCAG GACAGAGAGCTGCGCCCTGAGGAGATTGAAG agCTGAACGAAGCCTTTGTGGAGTTTGATAAGGATAAGGATGGCTACATCAGCTGTAGGGACCTGGGGGAGTGCATGAGGACCATGGGCTACATGCCCACAGAGATGGAGCTGATCGAGCTGAGCCAGCAGATTG GTGGCGGAAAGATAGATTTTGAGGACTTTGTTGGGCTAATGGGACCCAAGATGCTGGCAGAGACTGCAGACATGATTGGAGTGAAGGAGCTAAGGGATGCCTTCAGGGAG TTTGACTCTAACGGCGATGGGCAGATCAGCCTATCAGAGCTGAGGGAGGCCATGAAGAAGCTGATGGGGGAGCAGCTGAACCCCCGAGAGATCGATGAGATCCTCAGAGACGTGGACCTGAATGGAGACGGACTGGTGGACTtcgagg AGTTCGTCCGTATGATGTCCCGTTGA
- the LOC135258470 gene encoding calcium-binding protein 2-like isoform X2 — protein sequence MGNCTKPSMRNKMKKGGVVREGSEAPLTAVVKRGSRGRRAPGDTELSEEEGPLDDSGSDREFSEPLCTLVQNCTVLHHIVGPACIFLRQGFAQAQLDRELRPEEIEELNEAFVEFDKDKDGYISCRDLGECMRTMGYMPTEMELIELSQQIGGGKIDFEDFVGLMGPKMLAETADMIGVKELRDAFREFDSNGDGQISLSELREAMKKLMGEQLNPREIDEILRDVDLNGDGLVDFEEFVRMMSR from the exons ATGGGAAATTGCACAAAGCCGTCCatgagaaacaaaatgaaaaag GGGGGAGTGGTTCGGGAGGGGAGCGAAGCGCCCCTGACTGCGGTGGTAAAGAGAGGGTCCCGGGGCAGAAGGGCCCCGGGGGACACCGAGCTGAGCGAAGAGGAGGGGCCCCTGGATGATTCGGGGAGTGACAGGGAGTTCAGCGAGCCGCTGTGCACACTGGTCCAGAACTGCACCGTGCTGCACCACATCGTGGGCCCGGCCTGCATCTTCCTCAGGCAGGGCTTCGCTCAGGCCCAGCTC GACAGAGAGCTGCGCCCTGAGGAGATTGAAG agCTGAACGAAGCCTTTGTGGAGTTTGATAAGGATAAGGATGGCTACATCAGCTGTAGGGACCTGGGGGAGTGCATGAGGACCATGGGCTACATGCCCACAGAGATGGAGCTGATCGAGCTGAGCCAGCAGATTG GTGGCGGAAAGATAGATTTTGAGGACTTTGTTGGGCTAATGGGACCCAAGATGCTGGCAGAGACTGCAGACATGATTGGAGTGAAGGAGCTAAGGGATGCCTTCAGGGAG TTTGACTCTAACGGCGATGGGCAGATCAGCCTATCAGAGCTGAGGGAGGCCATGAAGAAGCTGATGGGGGAGCAGCTGAACCCCCGAGAGATCGATGAGATCCTCAGAGACGTGGACCTGAATGGAGACGGACTGGTGGACTtcgagg AGTTCGTCCGTATGATGTCCCGTTGA